CTTTATTAAAAGAAAAATGCGAATCAACAATAGATATACATTACCCAAACGCCAAAAACCGTGATGAAATTGAGCGACGACTTGCTTACGAATTAAGTATTATTGAAAAAATGGGATTCGCTTCTTACTTTTTAATTGTCGCTGACTATGTAAATTGGGCGAGAGAGAACGGCGTTGTTGTCGGACCGGGGAGAGGATCTGCGGCAGGAAGCATAGCATCTTTTTTGTTAGGCATAACGGACATGGACCCATTAGAATTTAATCTCTTGTTTGAAAGATTTTTGAACCCGGATAGAATATCCATGCCTGATATTGATATTGATTTTGCTGACAACGGAAGAGATAAAGTTATTGAGTATGTGAAAAATAAATATGGAGAAGATCAATTTGCCCAAATTATCACTTTTGGAACCATGGCCGCGCGCGGATCAATTCGCGATGCGGGAAGAGTTTTAGGATACCCTTACGCCTTCTGCGACAAAATAGCGAAAGCAGTTCCTCCTATGATGAAGTTAGCGGAAGCGTTAAATAAATCTCCCGACTTAAAAGCTTTTTACATAGAAGATCCTGCAGCAAAAAAATTATTAGACAGCGCCAAACGTCTTGAAGGAGTCGCGCGACATTCTTCCACTCACGCCTGCGGAGTGGTTATTACCCCCGATCACATGGATAACTATGTCCCTCGCCAGTATGCCAGTCAAAATGATAAAACTATAATTTCTCAGTATTCAATGAAATATGTGGAAGCTGTTGGACTTGTTAAAATGGACTTTCTTGGATTGGCTAACTTAACTATACTGGAAAAAGCGTTGGAAATTATTAAAATCTCGCAAGAACCAACTTCCATAGAAGCTAAAGTGGGGAAGGACGAGGATAGCTCCCTTAAGGAATTTATTCCCGACGAGCTTACCAAATCGCCGGAAGATGCAGCGAGTTATGAGCTTTTAAAGGGTCAAATTGGAGATGTTTTGCACACATTAAACGAACGGGAGCAAAAGGTTTTGGAGTTGCGGTTTGGTTTAAAGGACAATAGACCTAGAACGCTGGAAGAGGTGGGCAAAGAATTTGGGGTAACCAGAGAAAGAATTAGGCAGATAGAAGCCAAAGCTTTAAGAAAATTGCGGCATCCTTCCCGTAGCAAGAAGTTGAAGGATTATTTAGAATAAGGAGGTGATTAAGTTGGCAAGCCTTTCTGTTAGCGATAGAAAAACTATATCCTCTTTTTTTATGGTTGTATCTATTGTTTGCATTGCGTTTGCGGTTGTGGGCGCTTTTTTTGTGGATGTTGTCTTGGCTTCCACGCAATGGATACTTTTGGCGATTTTATTTGCAGTTTGGGGGATATATTTAAAACTTGAGCTTAAAGCGTGAGGTTTTGGCTTAATTAAATAATTTTTTGGCGGTATCCCAATAAAAGGGGTCGTTTCCCTTTGTCTTTTCGTAGTACCACCACTCCGCCCCCCATAAATATGTTTTGGTTATTCCTGTTTGTTTGGCGTATTCTATAGCTTTTATAAAATCAGTATGACTCATTGTTTTTTGCAGTTCTTCGTCCGTTGATTTTACGATTGGTTTGTTGGACCAGGGTTCTGCCTGCAGTTCAGTATTAAATATGTTTTCTAGGGGTATGTTTAGTAAAGTGGCTTTGACCCTATAAAAATAAGCGGGAAAAGGCCAATTAAAATATCCCCAAAAAGAAAGCCATACCTTTCTATACATAGATATTGCCAAAAAATCTCCTAGAGAGTATGAGAAAATCCACGCTCCGCCTTCTCCGCTGTCGGATAGCAGTACGGGTCTTTCGTCCATAGATTTTACCAAATCCACTTCTTTTTTAACAAAGTCAGAATCCATCATAGCGGGGCAGTTCCCAAAAGGAAAGAAAGGCTCATTCTCCACCTGCCAGTAGTTTATGTTTTTGTATTTTTTGAAATGGTCTATCTCTTTTGGAATAAGTATTAAAAGCCGTGTTTTTATGTAATCTTCGCCTTTTTCTTTTGCCCACTTCGGTTCAAAACATTCTGGCCATCTGGGCAGTTTTCTTCCTAAAGCAAGTATTACATTAACCTGCCTTTTCTCCGCTTCGGAAAGCAAAAAATCCATATCGCTAAAATCATAAACCCCCTTCTCCTTCTCAATATCGTCCCAATAGGCTATAAGCCTTACATTTTTTACATTAAGCCCGTCCAAAATTTCCAAGTAGGTTTTTTTCCAATTAAGCCCAAGTTCCCGCGCGTATTTCTGGGAAAAGGTTATGCCATATTCCATCTCGCCTGCTGGTTTGTTAAGTATGGCGACAATGATGATATACAAAAAAAGAAAAGCTAGTATGGGGGTTGTCCAACGGATAGTACTTATTAAAAGTTTTTTTGCGCGGGCAGTGGTCATACTTTAATGTCAAAGCCACATGTTTAAACCGTAAATCTGGGGAATTAAGATTTGGGATTTGAGATTTGACTTTTGAGATAGCAACAGATTTTTCTCGCATACCTTCGCATAATATCTCGCGCTCGGGCGGACGACTCTTTTTAGATTGTTCTCCCTTTCAATTTCAATAAGCCCAAACCTTGGTTTAAATCCCAGATGCCACTCAAAATTGTCCATTAGCGACCAGTGAAAATATCCTTTAACATCTGCTCCCGCTTCAATTGCTCTGTGGACACTTTCTAAATGACATCCAATATACAGTTTTCTTATTGCATCTTTTGAATCCGCGCACCCGTTCTCGGTTATGTAGAGGGGCTTTTTATATTTTTTTAGGTTTATCAATACCTTGTATAGCCCTTCGGGCGCAACAGGCCATTTCATATCTGTTTTTCCGAGAGAATAATCAAACGATAATCTTAAATTAGTTATTTTATATTGGAAATAATAATTGACCCCAATAAAACCTTGTTTTTTCGTACATAAAAAGAGGACTCCGTCCGCTAAAAATTTATTCAAGATTTTGGATAATAGGTTGTCCCACGGATATTTTGTGGCAGAATCAAACCTAACTACATTATGCGCAATCCCCGCGGGCTTTTTCAAAACGGACACACACCTATTATGCGTTTTTATCATATTAATAAATGCAACTGCGGTTTTTAGAACATTTCTTTTTTGCGGAGGCCATAATCCAAAAAAATAAGACTGTCCCGCGTAAACGGTAGGCTCGTTTATGGTTATCCAAAAATCCACTAGATCGGAGAAATTGTCTTGGCAGTATTTTGCGTAATTACAAAATATTTGGGGGGATTTGGGGTTTAACCACCCACCTTTTTTGGTGAACCACACCGGGTTTGTAAAATGATGCAAAGTTACAAAGGTTTTGATGTTATTCTTTTTAAGTTCTTCCAAAACCTTTTTGTAGTGTTCAGTTTCTTTTGAGCTAAATTTGCCTTCCTCAGGTTCTATTTTTGCCCATTCAATAGATAAGCGAAAAGCGTTTTGATTAAGTTTTTTGACTAGGGAAATATCCTCTTTGTACCGATTATAAAAATCGCATGCTTCTTTGGAAGGTTCTTTCCCCCCGCCTTTTTGTTCCCATTCCCACCAGTCGGAGTTGGTGTTGTTTCCTTCGGTTTGATGAGCGCTTACAGCGCTTCCCCATAAAAAGTTATCTGGAAAGGCGAGTGTTTTGAACATAATGTTATTTTAACATATAAATCCCCCCCATTGACAAATACGCAATCTTATAGTATAATATGTTTATGATGGTTTTTGGGAACTCCGTTTTGAGGGTGTGGGCAAAGCGCGTTTAAATTATTTTTTGAACGCGGTTTGTCCACAGCTCTCCAAGCGAGGAGAGTGCCTAAGCTATTAGGCTTAAATGGCGGGACAAATAGGCCCTCAATCAAGGAGGCAAAGGTGAAGAAGTTTGAGAAGTTGTTGGAAGGGATCCGCACTGAAGAGGTGCGGGACGCGATTGAATGCGTCCACACCGAGTGCGGGCGGGGGATGAGGCGGACCCTCATCCTGGTCGGAGTGCTAGCGGTTGTCCTCGCGATTTTGGCGGCGCTGGCATTCGCTGGTTTCAAAGCCGTGGATATTATCCTAACGAATATAGGTCAACGGCTGGATGCTGTGGCGACAATCCCCCTCGTTGGAGGAGTTGACGAGAGGGTTTCGGAGCTGGAGCGTTTGCAAGCGGCGGACAGCTCCACGATGGGTGGGGTATATGCGGAAGTGCAAATCCTTTGGGATGAGCATATCGCCCTCACGCCAACTCCCGAACCCGCGTCTGTTCCTGCGCCAACTACCGCCCCGTCAGTGGTGGAAGAGGCACGCCAAGTTCTAGGCACTCTCTATGGGGGTTATTACGACCCTATGTGGGAGTACTTGGAATATGGCGAGACGGTGGAGTACTTCCGTCCTGTGGAGGTAAGTCTTTCCTGGATGGAGGGGGAGAGCTCCGCCCACAAAAGCTTTTTGCTCACTCCGCCACAGTGGCGGGCGTTGGAGCAGAAGCTCAAAGACCGAAAGTGGGAGTATTTCTCAAAGTTTGAAGTGATTTTTGAGGGAGACAACCTGCTAACGGTCTTGGACCCAGAAACGGGAGACTTGATCTGGGACGCGTCAATGGCAAAGGGTCCTCGTCCCCTCAACAGCCTTGAACAGTGGTATATGGATTACCTAATGTTCAATGGTTGGGATTTTGAGGTGGCGGATGTTTTCGACACCTTCCCCAAGTGCGAGAGGAATTCTTTTGGGAATGAGAGGTGTGGGAACATTGAGGGGTGGAGTCCCGCGGAGATTGTCGCCCGCGGAACCGCTTTTGAAAACCACGCCGAAAACCCTGATAACGGGGTTTGGGTGGAAGAGTGGCGATCCGTGGACCCCCAATGTGGAGATTTTAGTAAAAGTTTTCGGAAGTAATATTCTTTATTTTTGCTTGAGGGTATCTATTTGTAAAGGCAGTGGCGATCCTTTCTTGATTATATTTAATCTCTACCGCCAAGAGATCCTTTTCGCGGCTTATTACTAAATCCACTTCTGACCCCGATTTAGTTCTCCAGTAGTTGACTTTAAATCCTGCTGAAAGGTAGGTATTCGCCTTTAAGAATTCGGAAATAATAAAGTTTTCAAAGAGGAGACCCCTATCAGATCTAATATTTATATCTGAAAAGCTTTCTATGAGAGCGTTTCTTAAGCCAAGGTCGTAGAAGTAAATTTTTGGACTTTTTCCTATCTCGTCTCTACTAACTTGGGAGAAAGGCAAAAGTTCAAAAATTATAAAGCTTTGGCAAAAAACATCTATGTATTTTTTGACTGTCCTGGCATCCTTGCCAACTCTTTGAGCAATTTCCGAATAATTAACTAGTTGCCCGATTTGGTGCGCTAGAAGTTTCAAAGTCTCTAATGCGGCGCGCCTGTCGTCCAAAAGTTTTAAATCCAAAAGGTCTTTAAAAACAACGCTGTCCACCAAGTTTTCTAGATACTTTCTTTTGTCAGGGTGGTTAATTGTTGCTGGGTAAAAACCATAGGTTAGCGCGGTTTTAAGAGATACCGCCAAATCGAAATTATGCGCTTTTTTTGTTAGGGGGGTTTCTTTAATTATGTTTTCAAAAACACGGTTGTTTAAAGATGGCTCAATACCATTTTGGGTTAGATATTCTGAAAAGGTTAAAGGGTAAAGGTGGTAATCTATTTTTCTTCCCGCTAAACTTTCCGACGCTCTGTTTTTTATGTTTAAAGAGGAAGACCCCGTAATAATGAGTTTTCTATCGGGAATTTGGTCGTAAACAATTTTGGCGGCGCGACCTGGATTGG
The sequence above is a segment of the Patescibacteria group bacterium genome. Coding sequences within it:
- a CDS encoding glycoside hydrolase family 1 protein, encoding MFKTLAFPDNFLWGSAVSAHQTEGNNTNSDWWEWEQKGGGKEPSKEACDFYNRYKEDISLVKKLNQNAFRLSIEWAKIEPEEGKFSSKETEHYKKVLEELKKNNIKTFVTLHHFTNPVWFTKKGGWLNPKSPQIFCNYAKYCQDNFSDLVDFWITINEPTVYAGQSYFFGLWPPQKRNVLKTAVAFINMIKTHNRCVSVLKKPAGIAHNVVRFDSATKYPWDNLLSKILNKFLADGVLFLCTKKQGFIGVNYYFQYKITNLRLSFDYSLGKTDMKWPVAPEGLYKVLINLKKYKKPLYITENGCADSKDAIRKLYIGCHLESVHRAIEAGADVKGYFHWSLMDNFEWHLGFKPRFGLIEIERENNLKRVVRPSARYYAKVCEKNLLLSQKSNLKSQILIPQIYGLNMWL
- a CDS encoding sigma-70 family RNA polymerase sigma factor; the protein is LLKEKCESTIDIHYPNAKNRDEIERRLAYELSIIEKMGFASYFLIVADYVNWARENGVVVGPGRGSAAGSIASFLLGITDMDPLEFNLLFERFLNPDRISMPDIDIDFADNGRDKVIEYVKNKYGEDQFAQIITFGTMAARGSIRDAGRVLGYPYAFCDKIAKAVPPMMKLAEALNKSPDLKAFYIEDPAAKKLLDSAKRLEGVARHSSTHACGVVITPDHMDNYVPRQYASQNDKTIISQYSMKYVEAVGLVKMDFLGLANLTILEKALEIIKISQEPTSIEAKVGKDEDSSLKEFIPDELTKSPEDAASYELLKGQIGDVLHTLNEREQKVLELRFGLKDNRPRTLEEVGKEFGVTRERIRQIEAKALRKLRHPSRSKKLKDYLE
- a CDS encoding ATP-binding protein, with the translated sequence MGSLNRIADSYLKNHFNRFKEVLVLLGPRQSGKTTILKKLFPEAIYFTADNEATRKNLESFDVSVYKQIFPQNRIIVLDEIHLLSNPGRAAKIVYDQIPDRKLIITGSSSLNIKNRASESLAGRKIDYHLYPLTFSEYLTQNGIEPSLNNRVFENIIKETPLTKKAHNFDLAVSLKTALTYGFYPATINHPDKRKYLENLVDSVVFKDLLDLKLLDDRRAALETLKLLAHQIGQLVNYSEIAQRVGKDARTVKKYIDVFCQSFIIFELLPFSQVSRDEIGKSPKIYFYDLGLRNALIESFSDINIRSDRGLLFENFIISEFLKANTYLSAGFKVNYWRTKSGSEVDLVISREKDLLAVEIKYNQERIATAFTNRYPQAKIKNITSENFY